One window of Papaver somniferum cultivar HN1 chromosome 9, ASM357369v1, whole genome shotgun sequence genomic DNA carries:
- the LOC113314006 gene encoding protein argonaute 1B-like isoform X3, translating into MTKLKGKELDLLIVILPDNNVSLYGDLKRICETELGLVSQCCLTKHIFEMSKQYLANVALKINVKVGGRNTVLVDAFSRRIPLVSDRPTIIFGADVTHPHPGEDSSPSVAAVVASQDWPEVTKYAGLVCAQAHRQELIQDLFKVWQDPVRGTVTGGMVKELLISFRRTTGQKPRHIIFYRGLRGNSPTVTLSPNMCN; encoded by the exons ATGACTAAGCTTAAGGGCAAAGAACTCGACTTGCTCATTGTAATTTTGCCAGACAACAATGTCTCACTCTATG GGGACTTGAAACGTATCTGTGAGACCGAACTTGGTCTTGTTTCCCAGTGTTGTCTGACGAAGCACATCTTTGAGATGAGCAAGCAGTACCTGGCCAATGTCGCCCTAAAGATAAATGTGAAGGTCGGTGGGCGCAACACTGTTCTAGTTGATGCATTTTCAAGGCGCATACCGCTTGTCAGTGACCGGCCAACTATTATCTTTGGTGCTGATGTGACCCATCCTCACCCGGGAGAGGATTCAAGCCCCTCCGTCGCTGCT GTTGTGGCATCACAAGATTGGCCAGAGGTAACAAAGTATGCTGGTTTGGTGTGTGCTCAAGCCCATCGCCAAGAGTTGATTCAGGATCTGTTTAAAGTATGGCAGGATCCAGTTCGAGGAACTGTGACGGGAGGCATGGTTAA GGAACTTCTTATCTCTTTCCGTAGAACAACTGGACAGAAGCCTCGGCATATTATATTTTACAG AGGCCTGAGAGGGAATTCTCCAACTGTTACTTTATCTCCTAATATGTGTAATTGA
- the LOC113314006 gene encoding protein argonaute 1B-like isoform X1: MTKLKGKELDLLIVILPDNNVSLYGDLKRICETELGLVSQCCLTKHIFEMSKQYLANVALKINVKVGGRNTVLVDAFSRRIPLVSDRPTIIFGADVTHPHPGEDSSPSVAAVVASQDWPEVTKYAGLVCAQAHRQELIQDLFKVWQDPVRGTVTGGMVKELLISFRRTTGQKPRHIIFYSLRWFAMQIIEEKTVNWCYSFVVATTPYSEYFWVTTSLCSYHVGLICSRGLRGNSPTVTLSPNMCN; encoded by the exons ATGACTAAGCTTAAGGGCAAAGAACTCGACTTGCTCATTGTAATTTTGCCAGACAACAATGTCTCACTCTATG GGGACTTGAAACGTATCTGTGAGACCGAACTTGGTCTTGTTTCCCAGTGTTGTCTGACGAAGCACATCTTTGAGATGAGCAAGCAGTACCTGGCCAATGTCGCCCTAAAGATAAATGTGAAGGTCGGTGGGCGCAACACTGTTCTAGTTGATGCATTTTCAAGGCGCATACCGCTTGTCAGTGACCGGCCAACTATTATCTTTGGTGCTGATGTGACCCATCCTCACCCGGGAGAGGATTCAAGCCCCTCCGTCGCTGCT GTTGTGGCATCACAAGATTGGCCAGAGGTAACAAAGTATGCTGGTTTGGTGTGTGCTCAAGCCCATCGCCAAGAGTTGATTCAGGATCTGTTTAAAGTATGGCAGGATCCAGTTCGAGGAACTGTGACGGGAGGCATGGTTAA GGAACTTCTTATCTCTTTCCGTAGAACAACTGGACAGAAGCCTCGGCATATTATATTTTACAG TTTGCGTTGGTTTGCTATGCAAATCATTGAAGAAAAAACAGTTAACTGGTGCTATTCCTTTGTCGTTGCCACAACTCCCTATTCGGAATACTTT TGGGTTACAACTTCGTTATGTTCTTACCACGTGGGTCTGATTTGTAGCAGAGGCCTGAGAGGGAATTCTCCAACTGTTACTTTATCTCCTAATATGTGTAATTGA
- the LOC113314006 gene encoding protein argonaute 1B-like isoform X2, with translation MTKLKGKELDLLIVILPDNNVSLYGDLKRICETELGLVSQCCLTKHIFEMSKQYLANVALKINVKVGGRNTVLVDAFSRRIPLVSDRPTIIFGADVTHPHPGEDSSPSVAAVVASQDWPEVTKYAGLVCAQAHRQELIQDLFKVWQDPVRGTVTGGMVKELLISFRRTTGQKPRHIIFYSLRWFAMQIIEEKTVNWCYSFVVATTPYSEYFRPEREFSNCYFIS, from the exons ATGACTAAGCTTAAGGGCAAAGAACTCGACTTGCTCATTGTAATTTTGCCAGACAACAATGTCTCACTCTATG GGGACTTGAAACGTATCTGTGAGACCGAACTTGGTCTTGTTTCCCAGTGTTGTCTGACGAAGCACATCTTTGAGATGAGCAAGCAGTACCTGGCCAATGTCGCCCTAAAGATAAATGTGAAGGTCGGTGGGCGCAACACTGTTCTAGTTGATGCATTTTCAAGGCGCATACCGCTTGTCAGTGACCGGCCAACTATTATCTTTGGTGCTGATGTGACCCATCCTCACCCGGGAGAGGATTCAAGCCCCTCCGTCGCTGCT GTTGTGGCATCACAAGATTGGCCAGAGGTAACAAAGTATGCTGGTTTGGTGTGTGCTCAAGCCCATCGCCAAGAGTTGATTCAGGATCTGTTTAAAGTATGGCAGGATCCAGTTCGAGGAACTGTGACGGGAGGCATGGTTAA GGAACTTCTTATCTCTTTCCGTAGAACAACTGGACAGAAGCCTCGGCATATTATATTTTACAG TTTGCGTTGGTTTGCTATGCAAATCATTGAAGAAAAAACAGTTAACTGGTGCTATTCCTTTGTCGTTGCCACAACTCCCTATTCGGAATACTTT AGGCCTGAGAGGGAATTCTCCAACTGTTACTTTATCTCCTAA
- the LOC113310523 gene encoding protein GPR107-like translates to MEKPKYRVLISVLCVFLLVLPCLAEIKNLQIRSDSRPMILFEKFGFTHTGHVNISVNDVTYSSTLAKPEPARLGFFLLSEESLIQVLYEMEQNSNFCVLDSHYILSLFTFKDLVGAAYVHSYPVTNPNEYSLFFANCVPECQVNMAVHTQIYNLDGGEKDFLPAGQTQLPMLYSLFSIAYVGFLGVWVYVCVNNKKSVHRIHMLMAGLVFIKACNLISAAEDKHYVKSTGTPHGWDVLFYILQFFRVVLLFTVIILIGTGWSFLKPFLQEKEKKVLMIVIPLQVIANLASAVIGETGPFIRDWVTWNQVFLLVDIICCCAIIFPIVWSIRSLRETSKTDGKAARNLAKLTLFRQFYIVVIGYLYFTRIVVYALRTIAAYKYHWVSNAAEEIASLVFYVIMFYMFRPVEKNEYFVIDEEEEEAAQLVLQDEDFEL, encoded by the coding sequence ATGGAGAAACCCAAGTACAGAGTACTAATCTCTGTTCTGTGTGTTTTCCTGTTGGTTCTTCCATGTTTAGCAGAGATCAAGAACTTACAAATCAGGTCAGATTCAAGACCAATGATACTCTTtgagaaatttggttttacacATACAGGTCATGTGAATATATCAGTTAATGATGTTACTTATTCATCAACACTAGCAAAACCAGAACCAGCAagattaggttttttcttattatCAGAAGAATCATTGATTCAAGTATTATAtgagatggaacaaaactctaaTTTCTGTGTACTTGATAGTCATTACATATTGTCACTTTTCACATTCAAGGATTTAGTTGGTGCAGCTTATGTTCATTCTTAtccagttacaaatcctaatgaATATAGTTTGTTTTTTGCTAATTGTGTACCTGAATGTCAAGTGAATATGGCTGTTCATACTCAGATCTACAATTTGGATGGTGGGGAGAAGGATTTTCTTCCTGCAGGTCAAACTCAATTACCTATGCTTTACTCTTTGTTTTCAATTGCTTATGTTGGGTTCTTAGGTGTTTGGGTTTATGTCTGTGTGAACAATAAGAAATCTGTTCATAGAATTCATATGTTGATGGCTGGGTTGGTGTTCATTAAAGCTTGCAATTTGATTAGTGCCGCTGAGGATAAGCATTATGTTAAGAGTACTGGTACGCCGCATGGATGGGATGTGTTGTTCTACATCTTGCAGTTTTTCAGAGTTGTGTTGTTGTTTACTGTGATTATTTTGATTGGTACGGGTTGGTCGTTTTTGAAACCATTTTTgcaagagaaggaaaagaaagtttTGATGATTGTGATACCACTTCAAGTTATTGCAAATTTGGCTAGTGCGGTTATTGGAGAAACAGGGCCGTTTATTAGGGACTGGGTAACTTGGAATCAGGTTTTCTTGTTGGTCGATATTATTTGTTGTTGTGCTATTATATTCCCAATTGTCTGGTCTATTAGATCTTTGAGGGAGACATCGAAAACTGATGGGAAGGCGGCAAGAAATTTGGCGAAGTTGACTCTTTTCAGGCAGTTCTACATTGTTGTGATTGGGTATTTGTACTTCACTAGGATTGTTGTGTATGCATTGAGAACAATTGCAGCGTATAAGTATCATTGGGTTAGTAATGCTGCTGAGGAAATTGCAAGTttggtcttctatgtgattaTGTTCTATATGTTTAGACCAGTTGAGAAGAATGAGTACTTCGTTatcgatgaggaagaagaagaggcagcacaattggttctCCAGGATGAAGATTTTGAACTATAA